A window of Candidatus Alcyoniella australis contains these coding sequences:
- a CDS encoding alpha/beta fold hydrolase, with the protein MNRTPLAALILCLALALIGCKVEIGQGDAEWNDYVAPYRHQQQVGGHDLHYIDVGQGEPLIMVHGFADSGYCWNKNVRPLVESGRRVILIDQPGMGRSGVPGEEYVFSIENQSAAVIALADHLGLEHFDLIGSSMGGGITLYLALEFPQRVGRLAVSSPACFHEKGHVSLLFAPGFRTLTRVFADRWAIRRSLREVYFHDQSVTEALVDEYARPLNKPGYADALIGLMNDYFSEDYIRMTQRYADLDRPLLILWGEQDQWVPLEYGERLHGQVAGSRLEVIPEAGHLCHQELPEAVNPLLVEWFQ; encoded by the coding sequence ATGAACAGAACGCCCCTTGCGGCGTTGATCCTCTGCCTGGCCCTGGCGCTTATCGGCTGTAAGGTCGAGATCGGCCAAGGCGACGCGGAGTGGAACGACTACGTTGCGCCTTACCGCCATCAGCAGCAGGTCGGCGGGCACGACCTACATTACATCGACGTGGGACAGGGCGAGCCGCTGATCATGGTCCACGGGTTCGCCGACTCGGGCTATTGCTGGAACAAGAACGTCCGGCCCCTGGTCGAGTCCGGCCGGAGGGTGATCCTGATCGACCAGCCGGGAATGGGACGCTCAGGGGTGCCCGGCGAGGAATACGTCTTTTCGATCGAGAACCAGTCGGCCGCGGTGATTGCCCTGGCCGACCATCTGGGCCTCGAGCATTTCGACCTGATCGGCTCGTCCATGGGTGGCGGGATTACGCTCTACCTGGCCCTCGAGTTTCCTCAACGCGTGGGACGTCTGGCCGTGAGCTCGCCCGCGTGCTTCCACGAAAAGGGGCACGTCAGCCTGCTGTTTGCCCCGGGATTTCGCACGCTGACCCGCGTCTTCGCCGACCGCTGGGCCATCCGGCGTTCGTTGCGCGAGGTCTATTTTCACGACCAGTCGGTAACAGAGGCGCTGGTGGACGAGTATGCCAGGCCGCTGAACAAGCCCGGGTACGCCGACGCGCTGATCGGGCTGATGAACGACTATTTTTCCGAGGATTACATCCGGATGACCCAGCGCTACGCAGACCTGGACAGGCCATTGCTGATCCTCTGGGGCGAGCAGGATCAATGGGTGCCCCTTGAGTACGGCGAGCGGCTGCACGGTCAGGTGGCCGGATCGCGGCTCGAGGTGATCCCCGAGGCCGGGCACCTGTGCCACCAGGAACTGCCCGAGGCGGTCAATCCGCTGCTCGTAGAGTGGTTTCAATAG
- the fusA gene encoding elongation factor G, translating to MTENINKLRNIGISAHIDAGKTTLTERVLFYTERIHAMHEVRGRDGVGATMDSMELERERGITIQSAATHCLWDGYRINIIDTPGHVDFTIEVERALRVLDGAVLVLCAVAGVQSQTLTVYRQMRRYGVPSLAFVNKCDRTGADPLRVARQLRDKLGVNAVALQLPIGLEAEHQGVVDLVYNRALYFDEADGSQLREAPIPDELAEQAAAAREQLLDAVSLHSDELTEALLEERATPELIQAAIRTATIKLELTPVLLGSAFKNKGVQPLLNAVTSYLPAPHEVENTYVETQSGEQRQVKCDPTSPTLALAFKIEESRFGQLTYLRLYQGRMKRSAQMINQRSGEKIRIGRLVRMHADQMEDIEVAEAGDIVVLFGVECASGDTFTDGSFNAGMSAMHVPEPVISLTVKPLDNQAQDKLSKALQRFVREDPTFRCFTDPESGETVISGMGELHIDVYVERMRREYGAAVETGAPQVAYREAVTKRADFDYLHKKQSGGSGQFGRIVGYVEPTEESQEFEFVSEVKGGNVPTEYIPSVKKGFAAMLDRGRVIGFPVTGLRVVLTDGKAHAVDSSDNAFQAAARGAFRHVYFKAVPRILEPLMRVAVECPVEHQGAVLRTLMQRRGLIVGTTEDAGFCMVEAEVPLAEMFGYSTDLRSATQGKAEFTMELARHVPVPESVAEELKRRYADRVHGAQAE from the coding sequence GTTCGCGGCCGCGACGGCGTGGGCGCGACCATGGACTCGATGGAACTCGAGCGTGAGCGCGGGATCACGATCCAGTCCGCGGCCACGCATTGTCTGTGGGACGGATATCGGATCAACATCATCGATACGCCGGGGCACGTGGACTTCACAATCGAGGTCGAGCGCGCCCTGCGCGTGCTCGATGGCGCGGTGCTGGTGCTGTGCGCCGTGGCCGGAGTTCAAAGCCAGACCCTGACCGTCTACCGCCAGATGAGGCGCTACGGCGTGCCGAGCCTGGCCTTTGTCAATAAGTGCGACCGCACGGGCGCCGATCCGTTGCGCGTGGCCCGGCAACTGCGCGACAAGCTGGGCGTCAACGCCGTGGCGCTGCAACTGCCGATCGGACTCGAGGCCGAACATCAGGGTGTGGTCGATCTGGTGTACAACCGCGCGCTGTATTTTGACGAAGCCGACGGCTCGCAGTTGCGCGAGGCGCCGATCCCCGACGAGCTGGCCGAGCAGGCGGCCGCTGCGCGCGAGCAGCTGCTCGACGCGGTCTCGCTGCACAGCGACGAGCTGACCGAGGCGCTGCTCGAGGAGCGCGCCACGCCCGAGCTGATCCAGGCGGCGATTCGCACGGCCACGATCAAGCTCGAGCTGACCCCGGTACTGCTGGGCTCGGCGTTCAAGAACAAGGGCGTGCAGCCGCTGCTCAACGCGGTCACCAGCTATTTGCCTGCGCCGCACGAGGTGGAGAACACTTACGTCGAGACCCAGAGCGGTGAACAGCGGCAGGTCAAGTGCGACCCCACAAGCCCGACTCTGGCCCTGGCGTTCAAGATCGAGGAAAGCCGCTTTGGCCAGCTGACCTATCTGCGGCTCTACCAGGGCCGTATGAAGCGCAGCGCGCAGATGATCAACCAACGCTCCGGCGAGAAAATCCGCATCGGGCGGCTGGTGCGGATGCACGCGGACCAGATGGAAGATATCGAAGTGGCCGAGGCCGGTGACATCGTGGTGCTGTTCGGCGTGGAGTGCGCCAGCGGCGACACCTTTACCGACGGCAGCTTCAATGCCGGGATGAGTGCGATGCACGTGCCCGAGCCGGTGATCAGCCTGACCGTCAAACCATTGGATAACCAGGCCCAGGACAAGCTGTCAAAGGCGCTCCAGCGCTTCGTGCGCGAGGACCCGACGTTCCGTTGCTTCACCGATCCCGAGAGCGGCGAAACAGTAATCAGCGGCATGGGCGAGCTGCACATCGATGTCTACGTCGAGCGGATGCGCCGCGAATACGGCGCCGCGGTCGAGACCGGAGCGCCCCAGGTCGCCTACCGCGAGGCCGTGACCAAGCGCGCGGATTTCGACTACCTGCACAAGAAGCAGAGCGGAGGATCCGGCCAGTTCGGACGCATTGTCGGCTATGTCGAGCCGACCGAGGAAAGCCAAGAGTTCGAGTTCGTCAGCGAGGTCAAGGGCGGCAACGTTCCCACCGAGTACATTCCCTCGGTTAAAAAGGGATTCGCCGCAATGCTCGATCGCGGACGGGTGATCGGTTTTCCGGTTACTGGATTGCGCGTGGTGCTTACCGACGGCAAGGCCCACGCGGTGGACTCCTCGGACAACGCGTTTCAGGCCGCGGCCCGCGGCGCGTTCCGCCACGTCTATTTTAAGGCTGTCCCGCGGATTCTCGAGCCGCTGATGCGCGTGGCCGTAGAGTGCCCGGTCGAGCACCAGGGCGCGGTGCTGCGCACGCTGATGCAGCGGCGCGGCCTGATCGTCGGCACCACCGAGGACGCCGGGTTCTGCATGGTCGAGGCCGAGGTGCCGCTGGCCGAGATGTTCGGCTACTCCACTGACCTGCGCTCGGCGACTCAGGGCAAGGCCGAGTTCACAATGGAGCTGGCGCGGCACGTTCCCGTGCCCGAGAGTGTGGCCGAGGAGCTCAAGCGCCGCTATGCTGACCGGGTACACGGCGCGCAGGCGGAATAG
- a CDS encoding ATP-binding protein, translating to MGLGFRNWKFENKLIVMVLCLALLPLVTYALFSLNSFRQSSIEQAERDLEHVVKSLLMLCEAQEALDRIRVGGNVDAVTGASPAWHDGNEFKSLRTIIEDLKVAETGYCYVFDSSGQIVIHPLLEGQNIFQLGEEGSQHFLEMRDEALTLPVSSVAINRYPWPDPVSGHTTLKIAKFGYFEPYDWVIVAAAFEDEVVEPYTASLKVLSIVLLCVTVVIVLLVFTLARWTMRPIKQLTAATARIADGDFDVRLPTATPDEIGRLTRSFDVMTRKLRQANDELREWNRTLEQKVDQRTEELRKAHERMLTAEKLASLGQLSAMVAHEINNPLSGVLSYIKLSGKLLGTKEPTAERDKSIVGYLDLSAGEVKRCGEIVRNLLTFARRSFGEYSEGRLHNVIDKSIALIKHSLDVNNVELIREYDSEDDTLQCDQSGVQQMVIALMVNANEAMDKGGKLIVRTDGSSSEDVGFQIIDTGKGIPHDVLGKIFEPFFTTKDQQKGTGLGLSVVYGIVQSHHGTISVESVIDKGTTFNVRLPRKLDLDQQNQPAESAPPTDTQDRSS from the coding sequence ATGGGCTTAGGGTTTCGCAACTGGAAGTTCGAAAACAAGCTCATCGTAATGGTGCTTTGCCTGGCGCTGTTGCCGCTGGTGACTTACGCCCTGTTCTCGCTCAACAGTTTTCGCCAGAGCAGCATCGAGCAGGCTGAGCGCGATCTGGAACACGTGGTCAAGAGCCTGCTGATGCTCTGCGAGGCCCAGGAGGCCCTGGACCGGATCCGTGTCGGCGGCAACGTCGACGCTGTTACCGGCGCCTCTCCGGCCTGGCACGACGGCAACGAGTTCAAATCGTTGCGCACGATCATCGAGGACCTGAAGGTGGCCGAGACCGGCTACTGCTACGTTTTCGACAGCTCGGGACAGATCGTGATCCACCCCTTGCTGGAGGGGCAGAACATCTTCCAGCTCGGCGAGGAGGGGTCCCAGCACTTCCTGGAGATGCGCGATGAGGCGCTGACTCTGCCCGTGAGCAGTGTGGCGATCAACCGCTACCCCTGGCCCGATCCCGTGAGCGGCCACACCACGCTCAAGATCGCCAAGTTTGGCTATTTCGAGCCGTACGACTGGGTGATCGTGGCCGCTGCTTTCGAGGACGAGGTTGTCGAGCCCTACACCGCCAGCCTCAAGGTGCTCTCGATAGTGCTGCTGTGCGTGACCGTGGTGATCGTGCTGTTGGTGTTCACGTTGGCCCGCTGGACCATGCGGCCGATCAAGCAGTTGACCGCGGCCACGGCACGCATCGCCGACGGCGATTTCGACGTGCGGCTTCCCACGGCCACGCCGGATGAGATCGGGCGGCTGACCAGGTCCTTCGACGTGATGACGCGCAAGCTGCGACAGGCCAACGACGAGCTGCGGGAGTGGAACCGCACCCTGGAGCAGAAGGTCGACCAGCGCACCGAGGAACTGCGCAAGGCCCACGAGCGGATGCTCACCGCGGAGAAGTTGGCGTCCCTGGGCCAGCTCTCGGCGATGGTGGCCCACGAGATCAACAACCCGCTTTCCGGCGTGCTGAGCTACATCAAGCTCTCGGGCAAACTGCTGGGGACCAAGGAGCCCACAGCCGAGCGCGACAAGTCGATCGTGGGTTACCTCGACCTGTCGGCCGGCGAGGTCAAACGCTGCGGCGAGATCGTGCGCAACCTACTGACCTTCGCGCGCCGCTCGTTCGGCGAGTACTCCGAGGGACGGCTGCACAACGTGATCGACAAGAGCATCGCGCTGATCAAGCACAGCCTCGATGTGAACAACGTCGAGCTGATCCGCGAGTACGACTCCGAGGACGACACCCTGCAGTGCGATCAGAGCGGAGTGCAGCAGATGGTGATCGCGCTGATGGTCAACGCCAACGAGGCGATGGACAAAGGCGGCAAGTTGATTGTACGCACCGACGGCAGCTCAAGCGAGGACGTCGGTTTTCAGATAATCGATACGGGCAAAGGCATCCCCCACGACGTGCTGGGCAAGATCTTCGAGCCGTTCTTCACCACCAAGGACCAGCAGAAGGGGACGGGCTTGGGGCTCTCGGTGGTCTATGGTATCGTCCAGTCTCATCACGGCACGATAAGCGTTGAATCGGTCATCGATAAAGGCACCACCTTTAACGTCCGGCTGCCGCGCAAGCTGGACCTCGATCAACAAAATCAGCCCGCCGAGTCGGCGCCCCCGACCGACACCCAAGACAGGAGCTCGTAA